Proteins encoded within one genomic window of Flavobacterium oreochromis:
- a CDS encoding aminoacyl-histidine dipeptidase — MSQEIRNLEPKTLWNKFADLNSVPRPSKKEERVIAFMMDFGQKLGLETIKDEVGNVIIKKPATVGMENRKTIVMQSHLDMVCQKNNDTLFDFDTQGIEMYVEGDWVRAKGTTLGADNGLGVATIMAILESTDIAHPAIEALFTIDEETGMTGALGLKGGLLSGEILLNLDTEEDDEIDIGCAGGVDVTAERDYHEEEIPEGSVGYTITVKGLQGGHSGMDIHRGLGNANKIMNRLLFDGFENFGLQIAEINGGSLRNAIPRESVAKIIIAGMYDEAFVFDMQEVINDIKSEYKTMEPNLQIVIEKSDLPAKVMDLGVQEGLLRAIYAAHNGVYRMSPDMTDLVETSNNIARIIVKEGQISIQNLTRSSVESSKFDLANALRSAFELFGCEVTFSGSYPGWTPNVNSPILDVLTSVYEKQNGSKPHVVACHAGLECGILGTNYPGMDMISFGPTIKGAHSPDERASISSAQKYWKFVLEILQNIPQK; from the coding sequence ATGAGTCAAGAAATAAGAAACCTTGAACCCAAAACTCTTTGGAACAAGTTTGCCGATCTAAACTCGGTGCCTCGTCCTTCAAAAAAAGAAGAACGTGTGATTGCTTTTATGATGGATTTTGGACAAAAGTTAGGTCTAGAAACAATAAAAGATGAAGTGGGTAATGTTATCATTAAAAAGCCTGCTACAGTTGGAATGGAGAATAGAAAAACCATTGTAATGCAATCGCATTTAGATATGGTTTGTCAAAAGAATAATGATACCCTTTTTGATTTTGATACACAAGGTATTGAAATGTATGTTGAAGGAGATTGGGTAAGAGCTAAAGGTACTACACTTGGTGCAGATAATGGTTTAGGAGTGGCTACTATTATGGCAATACTTGAAAGTACAGATATTGCACATCCTGCTATTGAAGCTTTATTTACAATTGATGAAGAAACAGGAATGACAGGAGCTTTAGGTTTAAAAGGAGGTCTTTTATCTGGAGAAATTCTTTTAAATTTAGATACAGAAGAAGATGATGAAATAGATATAGGATGTGCAGGAGGAGTAGATGTAACTGCGGAACGTGATTATCATGAAGAAGAAATACCAGAAGGATCTGTAGGTTATACAATTACTGTAAAAGGACTACAAGGCGGGCATTCAGGAATGGATATACATAGAGGGTTAGGAAATGCAAATAAAATTATGAATCGTCTATTATTTGATGGTTTTGAAAATTTTGGCCTTCAAATAGCTGAAATTAATGGAGGAAGTTTACGAAATGCTATTCCACGCGAGAGCGTTGCTAAAATAATTATTGCAGGTATGTATGATGAAGCTTTTGTATTTGACATGCAAGAGGTAATCAATGATATTAAATCTGAATACAAAACAATGGAGCCTAATCTTCAAATTGTAATTGAAAAATCAGATTTACCAGCTAAGGTAATGGATTTAGGAGTACAGGAGGGCTTATTACGCGCTATTTATGCAGCTCATAATGGAGTGTATAGAATGAGTCCTGATATGACTGATTTAGTAGAAACATCAAATAATATTGCAAGAATAATAGTAAAAGAAGGTCAAATATCTATTCAAAATTTAACACGTTCTTCGGTAGAAAGTTCTAAGTTTGATTTAGCTAACGCATTACGTTCAGCTTTTGAGTTATTTGGTTGTGAAGTTACTTTTTCTGGCTCTTATCCAGGTTGGACTCCAAATGTTAATTCACCAATATTAGATGTTTTGACTTCTGTATATGAAAAACAAAATGGTTCAAAACCGCATGTGGTAGCATGTCATGCAGGCTTAGAATGTGGGATTTTAGGGACTAATTATCCAGGGATGGATATGATTTCCTTTGGACCAACAATTAAAGGAGCTCATAGTCCTGATGAAAGAGCTAGTATTTCTTCTGCTCAAAAGTATTGGAAATTTGTTCTAGAAATTTTACAGAATATTCCTCAAAAATAG
- a CDS encoding IS256 family transposase, which produces MIDKEDLLNNKDFFKSFKNGEDLSSFFKQMHKRAVEHMLNAELDAHLDTEKHQKTSDGNYRNGHGTKKIKTSFGEDQIKVPRDREGSFEPVLVPKRHNIIDGLENVIISFYAKGMSVSDIEEQIKEMYNFDISTSTISRITNAVASEIVTWQNRPLDEVYLIVWMDGIVFKVRENSKVINKTIYLAVGLNHEGRKEVLGMWLGKNESSSFWMSVLTDLKARGVEDILITATDNLNGFTQTIRSVFPESQTQICVVHQIRNACRYVVWKDKKQFTTDMKLVYTAPTKQAAELALEDFAQKWESKYGYAIKSWRENWDELTIFFDFPLEIRKIIYTTNLIENLNGKIRKYTKNKMSFPTDEAVIKSVYLALKEATKKWSMPIQNWGIVLNQFNLIFEKRLRL; this is translated from the coding sequence ATGATAGACAAAGAAGACTTATTAAACAACAAGGATTTTTTTAAATCCTTTAAAAATGGAGAAGATTTATCTTCCTTTTTTAAGCAAATGCATAAACGAGCAGTAGAACACATGCTCAATGCCGAACTAGATGCTCACTTAGATACCGAAAAACATCAAAAAACCTCTGACGGCAATTATCGTAATGGTCATGGAACCAAGAAGATTAAGACTTCCTTTGGAGAAGATCAAATTAAAGTCCCAAGAGATAGAGAAGGTAGTTTTGAACCTGTTTTAGTCCCTAAAAGACATAATATTATTGATGGTTTAGAGAATGTTATCATTTCATTTTATGCTAAAGGAATGAGTGTTAGTGATATTGAAGAGCAAATCAAAGAAATGTATAATTTTGACATTTCAACTTCTACCATTTCAAGAATTACTAATGCAGTAGCAAGTGAGATAGTAACCTGGCAAAACAGACCATTAGATGAAGTTTACTTAATTGTTTGGATGGATGGAATTGTTTTCAAAGTTCGTGAAAACTCAAAAGTAATCAATAAAACTATCTATTTAGCAGTAGGACTTAATCATGAAGGACGAAAAGAAGTTCTTGGTATGTGGTTAGGTAAGAATGAAAGTTCAAGCTTCTGGATGAGTGTTTTAACCGATTTAAAAGCCCGCGGAGTGGAAGATATTTTAATAACGGCTACCGATAATTTAAACGGATTTACTCAAACCATACGTTCTGTTTTTCCTGAATCACAAACACAGATTTGTGTGGTTCACCAAATAAGAAATGCTTGTAGATATGTCGTATGGAAAGATAAAAAGCAATTTACAACCGACATGAAACTAGTCTATACAGCACCAACAAAACAAGCCGCCGAGTTAGCTCTAGAAGATTTTGCTCAAAAATGGGAATCTAAATATGGATATGCTATCAAATCTTGGAGGGAAAATTGGGACGAATTAACCATCTTTTTTGACTTCCCGTTAGAAATCCGCAAAATTATTTATACCACAAATTTAATTGAAAATCTTAATGGGAAAATTCGCAAGTACACCAAAAACAAAATGTCGTTTCCAACAGATGAGGCGGTAATAAAATCGGTTTACCTTGCCTTAAAAGAAGCAACTAAAAAATGGTCGATGCCAATACAAAATTGGGGTATTGTTTTAAACCAATTTAATCTTATATTTGAAAAAAGGCTCAGATTATAA
- a CDS encoding lysophospholipid acyltransferase family protein, whose product MQLVVYLLLYPIIWLISVLPFRLLYILSDSIYYIIYYIIGYRKKTVRRNLLIAFPNLSFKERLSIEKKSYQHLCDMFLEMIKTLNISSEEMDKRYQFTNLEIYNQLEAQQKSVIIMLAHYASYEWLIAMNKYLKFEGFGVYKRIKNPYFDRLVKRIRSKFNATLISTKETSKIIENNTKNNILAAYAFISDQTPKASSNMHWYNFMGKETPIHLGAEIFAKRFDMNVLFLKVKKTKRGFYEATFEILADEVKSIPNFQISENFIKKVEEQIYQAPEYYMWTHKRWKHTR is encoded by the coding sequence ATGCAATTAGTCGTTTATCTACTTTTATATCCTATAATTTGGTTAATATCAGTACTTCCCTTTAGGCTATTATATATTTTATCTGATAGCATTTATTATATTATTTATTATATAATTGGATATAGAAAAAAAACTGTACGAAGAAATTTGCTCATTGCATTTCCTAATTTATCTTTTAAAGAACGATTATCTATAGAAAAAAAATCATATCAACATCTTTGTGATATGTTTCTAGAAATGATTAAAACATTAAATATTTCTTCGGAAGAAATGGATAAAAGATATCAGTTTACAAATTTAGAAATATACAATCAATTAGAAGCACAACAAAAAAGTGTAATCATTATGCTAGCTCATTATGCTAGCTATGAATGGTTAATAGCAATGAACAAATATCTTAAATTTGAAGGTTTTGGGGTATATAAAAGAATTAAAAACCCTTACTTTGACCGCTTAGTAAAAAGAATACGTTCTAAATTTAATGCTACATTAATAAGTACAAAAGAAACTTCTAAAATTATTGAAAATAATACAAAAAACAATATATTGGCAGCATACGCATTTATTAGTGACCAAACCCCTAAAGCATCGAGTAATATGCACTGGTATAATTTTATGGGTAAAGAAACTCCTATACATTTAGGAGCAGAAATATTTGCTAAACGTTTTGATATGAATGTTTTATTTTTAAAGGTTAAAAAAACAAAAAGAGGTTTTTATGAAGCTACTTTTGAGATTTTAGCAGATGAAGTAAAGTCTATTCCAAATTTTCAAATTTCAGAAAACTTTATCAAAAAAGTAGAAGAACAAATTTATCAAGCTCCTGAATATTACATGTGGACTCATAAGAGATGGAAGCATACTAGATAA
- a CDS encoding SIMPL domain-containing protein, which produces MKKLITSLLFLITFMIQGQEFKQQIPQVNVSGEGKIKVVPDQCLITLGVENTGKDAATAKKMNDDTIIKLIQYIKEYHIPASDYQTTDVNLSKNYDYEKKKYNFFASQTITILLKDIKKYSDFMLGITDTGITNIRNVEFKTSKLEELEREARKKAMVNAKQKAEDFVSALGQKVGKLLLITDNSSTYYPQAQPMYKAAMMNEALQDTGSKEILAVGEMAVVVNVQTTFIIE; this is translated from the coding sequence ATGAAAAAATTAATCACTTCATTATTATTTCTAATTACTTTTATGATACAAGGACAAGAATTTAAACAACAAATTCCACAAGTAAATGTTTCTGGAGAAGGAAAAATTAAGGTAGTTCCTGATCAATGCTTAATCACATTAGGAGTAGAAAATACAGGTAAGGATGCGGCTACTGCAAAAAAAATGAATGATGATACTATTATTAAACTCATTCAATACATAAAAGAATATCATATTCCTGCTTCTGATTATCAAACAACAGATGTAAATCTTAGTAAGAATTATGATTATGAAAAAAAGAAATATAATTTTTTTGCTAGTCAAACCATCACTATTTTGCTAAAAGATATTAAAAAATATAGTGATTTTATGTTAGGTATTACTGATACAGGAATAACCAATATTAGAAATGTTGAGTTTAAAACTTCTAAATTAGAAGAGTTAGAAAGAGAAGCTCGTAAAAAAGCAATGGTGAATGCAAAACAAAAAGCAGAAGATTTTGTATCTGCATTAGGACAAAAAGTTGGAAAGCTTCTTTTAATAACAGATAATTCATCTACTTATTATCCACAAGCACAGCCTATGTATAAAGCAGCTATGATGAATGAAGCTCTTCAAGATACAGGAAGTAAAGAAATTTTGGCTGTGGGTGAAATGGCTGTAGTAGTAAATGTACAAACTACTTTTATTATTGAATAA
- a CDS encoding patatin-like phospholipase family protein, whose protein sequence is MNSRNIGIVLSGGGSKGLAHAGVLHFLDENGMKPKIISGTSAGAIIAALYAVGKSPIEILDFFRSIYFFHWRHFTFSKAGLIDGNAFETYFYKIFKDLKIGDLPIKIHITATDLVKGELRIFDEKTRIVDAVLASSSFPGVFSPYEFEGKLYSDGGILNHFPTDLLQGRCDYCIGVYVSPIQKIESKDLTSIRSVTARAFDLLFGNSSIHKFANCDWLIQPEELSKFGTFETSKLKMDEIFSIGYKEAQKTFSKQI, encoded by the coding sequence ATGAACTCAAGAAACATAGGTATAGTACTTTCTGGTGGAGGAAGCAAAGGTTTAGCTCATGCTGGAGTATTACATTTTTTAGATGAAAACGGCATGAAACCTAAAATTATTTCAGGAACTAGTGCAGGAGCTATTATTGCCGCTTTGTATGCAGTAGGAAAATCTCCTATAGAAATTTTAGACTTTTTTAGGTCTATTTATTTTTTTCATTGGAGACATTTTACATTTTCTAAAGCAGGTTTAATAGATGGGAATGCATTTGAAACATACTTTTATAAGATTTTTAAAGATTTAAAAATCGGTGATTTACCTATTAAAATTCATATAACAGCAACTGATTTGGTCAAAGGAGAATTAAGAATTTTTGATGAAAAAACACGTATAGTAGATGCTGTTTTAGCTTCTTCCTCATTCCCTGGTGTTTTTTCACCATATGAATTTGAAGGGAAATTATATAGTGATGGAGGCATTTTAAACCATTTTCCAACGGACTTATTACAAGGAAGATGTGATTATTGCATAGGGGTTTACGTTAGCCCAATACAAAAGATAGAATCAAAAGATCTAACCTCTATTAGATCAGTAACAGCTCGCGCTTTTGATTTACTTTTTGGTAATTCCAGTATTCATAAATTTGCTAATTGTGATTGGCTTATTCAACCAGAAGAGTTATCTAAATTTGGTACTTTTGAGACAAGTAAATTAAAAATGGATGAAATTTTTTCAATAGGATATAAAGAAGCTCAAAAAACGTTTTCTAAACAAATTTAA
- a CDS encoding sensor of ECF-type sigma factor, whose translation MKKIITVFIIILSQFTFGQGREEKLEKIKALRIAFISDRLNLSPEEAQKFWPIFNQFDDKQFELQKQKKKLMHELNAEGVNSLSDKELQNLMDQEEKIENEMRQNKRSLVKNLQGIIPNQKIIQLKQIEIEFKQKLLSQIKERKERKFER comes from the coding sequence ATGAAAAAAATAATTACAGTCTTCATAATAATATTAAGCCAATTTACTTTTGGTCAAGGAAGAGAAGAAAAACTTGAAAAAATAAAAGCATTACGTATAGCTTTCATATCAGACCGTCTAAATTTAAGCCCAGAAGAAGCACAAAAATTTTGGCCCATATTCAATCAATTTGATGATAAACAATTTGAACTTCAAAAGCAAAAAAAGAAATTAATGCACGAATTAAATGCAGAAGGAGTTAATAGTTTATCTGATAAAGAACTACAAAACCTAATGGATCAAGAAGAAAAAATTGAAAATGAAATGAGACAAAATAAACGATCATTAGTTAAAAATTTACAAGGTATTATACCTAACCAAAAAATAATTCAATTAAAACAAATCGAAATAGAATTTAAACAAAAATTACTTAGTCAAATAAAAGAAAGAAAAGAAAGAAAATTTGAAAGATAA